In a genomic window of Staphylococcus taiwanensis:
- the tsaE gene encoding tRNA (adenosine(37)-N6)-threonylcarbamoyltransferase complex ATPase subunit type 1 TsaE: protein MISIKNLNDLNRFADILVRHLQSGDLILLNGDLGAGKTTLTQFIGKYLGVKRNINSPTFNIIKSYKGTHIRLHHMDCYRLEDAEEDLGFDEYFEDEAVTVIEWSQFIQDLLPTEQLIINIQTVDEDERLIELHAKGTHYEIVKEEVIREFITD from the coding sequence ATGATAAGTATAAAAAATTTAAATGACTTAAATCGATTTGCTGACATATTAGTTCGTCATTTACAGTCGGGAGATTTAATTTTATTAAATGGTGATTTAGGAGCAGGTAAAACAACGCTAACTCAATTTATTGGAAAGTATCTCGGAGTTAAACGTAATATTAACTCTCCGACATTTAATATTATTAAGTCATACAAGGGAACTCATATAAGATTGCATCACATGGATTGTTATCGTTTAGAAGATGCTGAAGAAGACCTTGGATTCGACGAATATTTTGAAGATGAAGCTGTAACTGTTATTGAATGGAGTCAATTTATTCAAGATTTATTACCGACAGAACAATTAATTATTAATATACAAACTGTTGATGAAGATGAGAGATTAATTGAATTGCATGCTAAAGGGACACATTATGAAATAGTTAAGGAGGAAGTTATACGTGAATTTATTACTGATTGA